One genomic segment of Mytilus galloprovincialis chromosome 5, xbMytGall1.hap1.1, whole genome shotgun sequence includes these proteins:
- the LOC143077047 gene encoding uncharacterized protein LOC143077047 produces MQPDVTLEDAIELIELYQIVHPDVKMLESRSMVMMEIDNVEQSEEAMKQLKKNKIMNGYCIKRETDENTISEKLKILMDFCSHHTSKEHAAELELSIQTYEDRLQSHQITQQNA; encoded by the exons ATGCAACcagatgtgac GTTAGAAGATGCTATAGAATTGATAGAGTTATATCAGATTGTTCACCCAGATGTTAAAATGTTGGAAAGTAGAAGTATGGTTATGATGGAAATTGATAATGTTGAACAGTCTGAAGAAGCTATGaaacaattaaagaaaaataagatAATGAATGGATACTGCATTAAAAGGGAAACAGATGAAAATACTATTAGTGAAAAACTGAAGATTTTAATG GATTTTTGTAGTCACCATACCAGTAAAGAACATGCAGCAGAATTAGAACTTTCTATACAGACCTATGAAGACAGACTTCAATCACACCAGATAACACAACAAAATGCATAG